GGCGGCCAGGGCGACGACGTCGTGCGCGGCGGCCAGGACGACGACGTCGCTCTGGGCGACCTCGGCGCCGATACGGTCTTCGGCGACCGCGGCCACGACCTGCTGCTGGGCGGCGAGGGCGACGACCTCGTCCACGGCAACCTCGGCGACGACTCCGTGGCCGGCGAGGCCGGCGACGACGTGCTCCACGGCGGACAGGGGGCGGACACGGTCTCGGGCGGCGACGGCGCCGACACGCTGTCGGGCGACCTCGGCGACGACCTGCTGATCGGCGGCGCGGGCGCCGATGTCTTCCGGATCTCGGCCGAGGGCGGGCGCGATGTCATCGCCGACTTCGACGCCGCCGCCGGCGACCGCCTGTGGCTGGACCCGGGCCTGACCTACGAGCTGCGCCAGGACGGGGCCGACACGATCCTCGACTTCGCCGCCGGCCACCGGGTGGTGCTGAAGGACGTGCAGGCCGCGGCCCTTCCCGACGGCTGGATCGTGGCGGGCTGACCCTGGGCGGGGCCGGATCGTCGCCGGCTACCGCTCCACGTCCGGCGGCGGGCGCATCTCGCGGCGCACCTGGTCGGCGCGGCGGTCGCGGCGCGCCTGGCGCCAGCCGCTGAACGCGCTCAGCACGAAGAAGAAGACGACCGCCACCGCGGCCAGCCCCAACAGCCACCAGTAGGTGTTCAGCCCGTCCAGCATCGTCCGGACGCCTCCTCGCCGCCTCGCGCGGCTTCACCCTCGACGCACAAGGCGCCCCAATTGCGGCGTCCTCGCTGCGCCCCGGATGGGCGCCCCTGCACGTTCGTCATGGCCCGACCTGTTCGGGCCACCCATCCGGAGTCTCTCCGCAGCAGGAGCGGCGGCGCGTCAGGCTGAGTCGCCCGGACGCGCCGGGCGATGACGAGGAATGGGTGAACGCCTGGCAGAAACCGTTGGAACCTTGTCATTCCAGACAGCACCCGCCCCGGCGCATCCTCTCCCCGAAAGGAAAGGAGCCTGCCATGCCCCGCCTGACGATCCTCTTGGCCGTCCTCGCCGCCGCTCTCAGCCTCGCCGGCGCCGCGGCGGCCCGGCCCTTGGTCGCCATCCTCGCCGACGCCCGCGGCACGGTGGCTACCGACCTGATGGCGCCCTATGCGATCCTCGCCGAGAGCGGCGCCGTCGACGTCCAGGTGGTCTCGGCCACGCGGGGGCCGGTGCGCCTCACGCCCGGCTACGCCTGGGTCCGGCCGCAGGCGAGCCTGGCCGACCTCGCGCGGCGGCCGCCCGACGTGATCATCGTCCCCGCTCTCGAGGTGGAGGACGATCCCGCCCGGGCCGCCTGGCTGCGGGACCAGCTCGCCCGCGGCGCCCGCATCATGTCCATCTGCAACGGCGCCCGGACGCTCGCCGCCGCCGGCCTGCTGGACGGGCGGCAGGCCACCGTCCACTGGTACAGCCGCAACGAGATGCGCAAGCGCCATCCGAAGGTCCGCTGGCGCGAGGACCGCCGCTGGGTCACCGACGGCCCGATCACCACCACCGCCGGGATCAGCGCGGGCGAGCCGGCCACCCTCCAGCTCCTGCGCGAACTGGCCGGCGAGGACGTCATGCGGGCCACGGCCGCGCGCCTGTCCCTGCCCCTGCCCGACTCGCGCCACGACGGCGCCGCCTACCGGCTGACGCTCGGCGCCATGCGCCACGCCGCCTTCAACCGGCTGGCGTTCTGGACGCACGAGGACGTGGCGGTGCCGCTGTCCCCCGGCTTCGACGAGATCGCCTTCGGCACAGCCATCGACGCCTGGTCCCGCACCTGGCGCTCGACGGCCTGGGCGAGCGGCGCCCCCGCCACCGTCTCGCGCCACGGCCTGGTGGTCTACCGGGCGCAGACCCCGCCGGGCCGCTTCGACCGCCGCGCGCCCCTCCCCCGCCCGGACGTGATGCTCAACACCTTCGCCCAGGTCCGCCGCGCCTACGGCGGGGCCACCGCCCGCTTCGTCGCCCTGCAGTTCGAGCACCCCGGTTTCCAACATCTCGGGGCCGCCGCCGGCCGCCGCTGAGCGGAGGACCCTGGAAGTGCTCGGGCCGGCCCGGCTAGGGTGCGGGCGACCTGAGGGAGGACGAGGCATGCTCAACCACGTGATGGTGGGATCGAACGACATCGAGCGCTCCAAGCGCTTCTACGACGCGGTGCTGGGGACTCTGGGGGCGGGCGAGGCGTTCCGCCACGTGGCCGACACCGGCCACACGCGGCTGTTTTACATGCACGACGGCAGCACCTTCTGCGTCAGCGAGCCGATCGACGGCCAGCCGGCGACCTACGCCAACGGCGGCACGATCGGCTTCAAGTGCGGCTCGCCCGAGCAGGTGAAGGCGTTCCACGACGCGGCCCTGGCCCAGGGCGGCGTGTCGATCGAGGATCCGCCGGGCCTGCGCGAGGGCAGCCTGGGGGCGATGCACCTGGCCTACGTCCGCGATCCGGACGGCAACAAGCTGTGCGCCATCCACCGGCCGGGGTGACAGCCGGGCGCTGGCTCAGTGGCGCTGGGCGTCGGCCTCGGCGCGGTCGAGCTGGGCGATGGTGAGGGCGAGCTGCAGGCCGGCCTCGAGGTCGTCGTAGGCGGCCCCCGGGAACATCCGCAGCATGGCCACCCGGAGCGGGGCGGCGTCGCCCTTGCGGCCCGTCCCGCACAGGTCGGTGAGGGCGAGGGCGCCTTGCGAGGCGATCAGGGCCTGCGCGATCTCCACCGGTTTCACCGGTTTGTCCTTCTGTTCGGGCCGGCGCCCGTACGCGGAACAGGCCGGGCGGCCGGCGTTTCCTCTCCGCTTTTGACGGTAGCGCCGAAACGATGGCCGGCCAACGGCGAAGGCGATCTTTCGGGATTGAAAGATTTGATGGGTTCCATCGAATCTTTCGCTTTGCCACGGCCAAGGCGCAGGTCGCCTAATGCCCTCCCCACGGGAGGAACGAGATGGACGACGCCAGCCCCCTGAGCAATCCCGCCAAGGAACCCGCCGCGCTGCGCTCGCTGCTGGGTCGCACGAACCGCGACTGGTGGCCCAACCAGCTGTCGCTGGACATCCTTCACCAGCATGGTCGCCACGGGAACCCGATGGGCGACGACTTCGACTACGCCGAAGCGTTCAAGACCCTCGACTACTTCGCGGTGAAGCGGGACCTGCACGCGCTGATGACCGACAGCCAGCCGTGGTGGCCGGCGGACTACGGCCACTACGGCCCGTTCTTCATCCGCATGGCCTGGCACAGCGCCGGCACCTACCGCACCGGTGACGGCCGCGGCGGGGCCAACTCGGGCAACCAGCGGTTCGCGCCGCTGAACAGCTGGCCCGACAACGCCAACCTCGACAAGGCGCGGCGGCTCCTGTGGCCGGTGAAGAAGAAGTACGGCGCCAAGCTGTCGTGGGCCGACCTGATGATCATGGCCGGCAACGTCGCCTTCGAGAGCATGGGCGCGCCGGTGTTCGGCTTCGGCGGCGGCCGGGCCGACATCTTCGAGCCCGAGAAGGACGTCTACTGGGGCACCGAGGAGCAGTGGGTCGGCAAGGGCGCCAAGACCCGCATCGTCGAGGGCAAGGCCTTCGAGGATCCGCTGGCGGCGGTGCAGATGGGCCTCATCTACGTCAATCCCGAAGGGCCCGACGGCAGCCCCGACCCCTGGGCCTCGGCCCGGGACATCCGCATGACCTTCGCGCGGATGGGGATGAACGACGAGGAGACCCTGGCGCTCACCGCCGGCGGCCACACCTTCGGCAAGTGCCACGGGGCCGGCGACGCCGCCAAGATCGGCGCCGAGCCCGAGGGCGCCGACATCGCCCAGCAGGGCCTGGGCTGGACGTCCAGCCATGAGAGCGGCATGGGCGACCACACGATCACGTCCGGCCTGGAAGGGCCGTGGACGCCCACGCCGATCAAGTGGGACATGAGCTATTTCCACATGCTGCTCGACTACAAGTACGAGCTGGTGCGCAGCCCCGCCGGGGCCAAGCAGTGGCAACCAGTGAACCCGAAGCCCGAGGACCTGGCGCCCGGCGCGCACAGTCCCGACCGGCGCGTGCCCACCATGATGACCACCGCGGACCTGGCTTTCGCCATGGACCCCGAATACCGCAAGATCGCAGAGCGGTTCCGCGACAATCCCGACCAGTTCGCCGACGCCTTCGCCCGGGCCTGGTTCAAGCTGTGCCACCGCGACATGGGGCCGAAGAGCCGCTACCTCGGCCCCGAGGTGCCGGCCGAGGACCTGATCTGGCAGGACCCGATC
The Phenylobacterium zucineum HLK1 genome window above contains:
- the katG gene encoding catalase/peroxidase HPI, whose amino-acid sequence is MDDASPLSNPAKEPAALRSLLGRTNRDWWPNQLSLDILHQHGRHGNPMGDDFDYAEAFKTLDYFAVKRDLHALMTDSQPWWPADYGHYGPFFIRMAWHSAGTYRTGDGRGGANSGNQRFAPLNSWPDNANLDKARRLLWPVKKKYGAKLSWADLMIMAGNVAFESMGAPVFGFGGGRADIFEPEKDVYWGTEEQWVGKGAKTRIVEGKAFEDPLAAVQMGLIYVNPEGPDGSPDPWASARDIRMTFARMGMNDEETLALTAGGHTFGKCHGAGDAAKIGAEPEGADIAQQGLGWTSSHESGMGDHTITSGLEGPWTPTPIKWDMSYFHMLLDYKYELVRSPAGAKQWQPVNPKPEDLAPGAHSPDRRVPTMMTTADLAFAMDPEYRKIAERFRDNPDQFADAFARAWFKLCHRDMGPKSRYLGPEVPAEDLIWQDPIPPVDHPLAEAADIASLKAKLLDSGLSVADLVRTAWASAATYRGSDHRGGANGARIRLAPQKDWEVNEPEKLARVLGVLEKVKADFDASAGGGKKISLADLIVLGGCAGIEKAARDAGHAIEVPFAPGRTDASPEQTDVESFEVLEPKADGFRNYLQVRFSVPTEELLIDRSQLLGLSAPEMTVLVGGLRVLGVNHGGSKNGVFTDRPGQLTNDFFVNLLDMGTAWKQVDDKADDLFVGTCRRTHEEKWTATRTDLVFGSNSQLRALSEVYASDDAGERFVKDFVRAWTKVMNADRFDLPRAQRLARAA
- a CDS encoding VOC family protein, translating into MLNHVMVGSNDIERSKRFYDAVLGTLGAGEAFRHVADTGHTRLFYMHDGSTFCVSEPIDGQPATYANGGTIGFKCGSPEQVKAFHDAALAQGGVSIEDPPGLREGSLGAMHLAYVRDPDGNKLCAIHRPG
- a CDS encoding DJ-1/PfpI family protein; this encodes MPRLTILLAVLAAALSLAGAAAARPLVAILADARGTVATDLMAPYAILAESGAVDVQVVSATRGPVRLTPGYAWVRPQASLADLARRPPDVIIVPALEVEDDPARAAWLRDQLARGARIMSICNGARTLAAAGLLDGRQATVHWYSRNEMRKRHPKVRWREDRRWVTDGPITTTAGISAGEPATLQLLRELAGEDVMRATAARLSLPLPDSRHDGAAYRLTLGAMRHAAFNRLAFWTHEDVAVPLSPGFDEIAFGTAIDAWSRTWRSTAWASGAPATVSRHGLVVYRAQTPPGRFDRRAPLPRPDVMLNTFAQVRRAYGGATARFVALQFEHPGFQHLGAAAGRR